The following are from one region of the Nicotiana tabacum cultivar K326 chromosome 3, ASM71507v2, whole genome shotgun sequence genome:
- the LOC107771546 gene encoding uncharacterized protein LOC107771546, which produces MGSDCCTVCYTVACKVADYLESINLNDCTRHALGPTSGSLMKSSDFQPAILWSAPTSPLIQFLIWLWMMEFVHHRWMYNRNHPNRAGLRDETPSGVAEFIVKAQTLDDFLIGGRIRCPCVKYKCFKLLKSYEVKVHLYKKGFVENYHIWTAHRENHASLDDANFHNSFGGEGNPIAEHNVENSRYNKMIRDAFGMFYGVQSEPNDEAKHFYEQLLEANRPLYEGSVHSKLSIAVRLLSIKSDSSISQVGMDSIIGLMNELNPSNIDLPKDFYTAKKLVSKLGLSSERIDCCEKGYMLFYKDDTSLENCKFCNQPRFKEVTNANTKKKVPVKVMHYLPLISRLKRLYASMSSTPHIRWHYEHRRPPGPHNPKSLIDVYLQPLIDELQLLRHQGVETYDISTKQNFRLHAALMWTINNFPAYGMLSGWSTAGKLTCPCCTEDTKAFTLKYGGKNTWFDCHRIFLPMNHEFRRNTSAFMKNRTDFEEPPACLCSEEIWNRVKDMPKVTESTLSKIPGYGVTHNWTKQSIFWELPYWKHNLLRHNLDVMHIEKNFFDNLFNTIMDVTNKTKDNLKARMDLKEYCRRSELYLTYFNKKIQKPKASYTFTLDERRKIYSWVNNLRMPDGYFVGTYGQDVVYPKFSEWFKEFVYDPANGINDPFLCDIAWGPDPRVRTMSKYVVNGYKFHTEEWSNGKKTNNSGVWVKGDGDVDYYDVLQEILKLKYVVGWPKKKLVLFRCKWYDPTPNRGTKVHAQYNIVEIKHTGQYRLYDPIIIAQKVKQVYYAPYPLSKNKSAWRVVLKTKPVGRVVVEDALDVAYQNDISNVESIVDDELAHKLQHNEGIYEEYDPSILATNEDENRGLEHETSDEEELLDESETRDDEDLDDYYEDSDED; this is translated from the exons atgggaagtgactgttgcactgtctgCTACACTGTTGCGTGTAAAGTTGCAG ATTACCTTGAgtcgattaacttgaatgattgtacAAGGCATGCTTTAGGTCCTAcatctggttctctcatgaa gtcttcagatttccaaccagCTATTCTATGGTCAGCTCCTACAAGTCCTTTGATTCA gttccttatctggttatGGATG ATGGAATTTGTGCATCATAgatggatgtataataggaatcaTCCTAATCGTGCGGGGTTGAGGGATGAAACCCCATCAGGGGTTGCTGAATTTATTGTTAAGGCTcaaacacttgatgattttcttATTGGAGGAAGGATTAGGTGTCCTTGTGTGAAATATAAATGTTTTAAGTTATTGAAATCATACGAAGTTAAAGTCCATCTCTACAAGAAAGGGTTTGTAGAAAATTATCATATATGGACTGCTCATAGGGAGAATCATGCTAGTTTAGATGATGCTaactttcataattcttttggTGGTGAGGGTAACCCCATTGCGGAGCATAATGTTGAAAATTCTCGATACAATAAAATGATAAGGGATGCTTTTGGGATGTTTTATGGGGTTCAATCCGAACCAAATGATGAGGCTAAGCATTTCTATGAACAATTACTAGAAGCTAATCGTCCATTGTATGAAGGCTCGGTACATTCCAAGTTGTCTATTGCGGTTAGATTGCTAAGTATTAAATCGGATAGTTCTATTTCCCAAGTGGGCATGGATTCTATTATTGGGCTTATGAATGAACTTAATCCGAGTAACATTGACTTACCAAAAGATTTCTACACTGCTAAAAAATTAGTTTCTAAGTTGGGTCTTTCATCAgagagaattgattgttgtgagaaAGGTTACATGTTGTTCTATAAGGATGACACATCTCTAGAGAACTGTAAATTTTGTAATCAACCTCGTTTTAAGGAAGTCACTAATGCCAATACAAAAAAGAAAGTTCCAGTTAAAGTGATGCATTACTTACCTCTTATAtctaggttaaagaggttgtaTGCATCAATGAGCTCTACTCCTCATATAAGATGGCACTACGAACATAGAAGGCCACCTG GTCCACacaatccgaaaagtttgattgatgtatactTGCAGCCTTTGATTGATGAGTTACAATTATTACGACATCAAGGTGTGGAAACATATGATATATCAACCAAACAAAACTTCAGATTGCATGCTGCTTTGATGTGGACTATAAATAATTTTCCTGCTTATGGAATGTTGTCCGGGTGGTCGACTGCTGGAAAGTTAACTTGCCCTTGTTGTACGGAAGACACTAAAGCATTTACTTtgaaatatggaggtaaaaataCATGGTTCGACTGCCACCGTATATTCTTGCCAATGAATCATGAATTTAGGCGAAATACAAGTGCATTTATGAAGAACCGAACTGATTTTGAGGAGCCACCTGCCTGCTTGTGTTCAGAAGAAATTTGGAACAGAGTAAAGGATATGCCTAAAGTAACAGAGTCTACACTATCTAAGATACCAGGTTATGGTGTCACACACAACTGGACTAAACAGAGCATATTTTGGGAATTACCTTATTGGAAGCACAATCTTCTTCGGCATAATCTAGACGTCATGCATATCGAGAAGAATTTTTTTGACAACTTGTTTAACACTATTATGGATGTTACTAACAAGACCAAAGATAACTTGAAGGCCAGGATGGACTTAAAGGAATATTGTAGGCGAAGTGAGTTGTATCTGACATACTTTAACAAAAAGATTCAGAAGCCCAAAGCCAGTTACACGTTCACCTTGGATGAGAGAAGAAAGATTTATAGTTGGGTTAACAATTTGAGGATGCCTGATGG TTACTTTGTAGGTACATATGGGCAAGATGTTGTTTATCCCAAGTTTTCAGAGTGGTTCAAAGAATTT gtttatGATCCAGCTAATGGCATTAATGACCCATTTTTATGTGATATAGCTTGGGGACCTGACCCTAGAGTAAGAACGATGTCTAAATACGTGGTCAATGGGTACAAGTTTCATACAGAAGAATGGTCTAATGGAAAGAAAACCAACAATAGTGGGGTGTGGGTGAAAGGTGATGGAGATGTTGATTACTATGATGTGCTTCaagaaattttgaaattgaaatatGTTGTAGGTTGGCCGAAGAAAAAGTTGGTACTCTTTCGATGTAAATGGTATGATCCAACACCGAATAGAGGTACAAAGGTGCATGCTCAATACAACATAGTTGAAATTAAACACACGGGGCAATATAGACTTTATGATCCTATTATCATTGCACAAAAGGTGAaacaagtgtattatgctccttatccttTGAGCAAGAATAAGTCTGCATGGCGGGTAGTTTTGAAAACAAAGCCCGTGGGTAGAGTGGTAGTCGAAGATGCATTAGATGTGGCATACCAGAATGACATTTCAAATGTTGAATCAATAGTGGATGATGAATTAGCACATAAATTGCAGCATAATGAAGGGATATATGAAGAATATGATCCTTCTATCCTTGCTACAAATGAGGACGAAAATAGAGGTCTTGAACATGAAACAAGTGATGAGGAAGAATTACTAGATGAAAGTGAAACACGCGATGATGAAGACTTAGATGATTACTATGAAGATAGCGATGAAGATTAA